The following is a genomic window from Armatimonadota bacterium.
CGACCGGCGCAAGCACTTCCATCCAGGGTAACTCTGTTTTGCTGATTACTACTTTTCTTGCTTGCGCAGCCAAGGCATTGCTTGGCTTGGAGGGCTCTATATACTGGACCGAGCTTTCTAGGTCAATACGCAGCGTTCCATTGGTTTCAACCTGCTTTTTCTCTCCTAATAGGGAGACGATATCCAGGCCTTGAACGTCAATCGGAATAGAGACGGCATGCGGTTTTGCTGTGGTCCAAGCTGCCAGGCGATAGTCATTTTCTTTCCTGAACAGGACCAGGTAATCCTCGTCCGACTTAGCCTGCAGCCGTTTTACAAAAGTATATCCTTTCAACTGGGTCGAAAGGGTTTTCATGGCCACATAAGCCGGTTTTTCCTTGAAATCGTTATATACCACGCCGTAGTTGTGCTCACCATTTGTATACTCGGTGCCGTCGTTGCGCCAGTCATACCATATGTTAAGCCTGCAGCCGCACATAATATTGGTCAGGAACATCCTGGACAGATATTCCGCCTGCTTATCAAGGCTGATGCCCCACTTGCTGGTGTTGTATCCCCATTCTCCGCTGATAATGGGAATACCGATCTTTTGCGGATCATATTTGCGTATAATCGAGCGGACTTTGGAGTAGAACACGATAGCATCTTCTGGCATCGCCGGGTCATACGGGTGTAATGAGAGTATGTCAATGTAATTGAGCAGCCCGGACTTGATTGCTTTAGCGAGGTAACCATAGTCCCAGCGGTTGAGCGCCGGTCCCGCGACCAGCGCGTTGGGGTCGGCCTCTTTTACCGCCGGGTATACTGCTTTAGCCAGCTCTACATAATCTTCAGGGTTAGGCTTTGCCCCCCAACACTCTCGGTTAGGCTCGTTCCATATCTCCCAGATTACGCCTTTGCTTTTGAAATGAGCGGCGCTTGCCTTCGCAAATGCAGCGAACGCGGCTCTTCCATCGTCTGTGGTATTTGGATGGGACCCATATAGTCCATTGCCATAGCCGAGAATAAAGAATGCACGTACACCTCTTGATGCCAGTGAGTCTACAAGGGCATCATAACTAGCGAAGTTATAGACTCCCTTCTGCGTTTCGATTGCCCCCCAGACGAAGTCCATGCGTATGAATCGGAACCCGCCATCGGCGATTTGGTCAACTTGCGCCTGCTGGCGTCCGCTGAAATGGATGTTGACACCCAGACAGTCCGGGATCGTGAGCGAAGGCAGTGATGACGGCACAGCGTGGCATATCGAGCAGGCAAGGACCGTCAGAAGAATGATCACTAATACTCTTATCATCAATTTACTTTCTCCAAGAAGTGTCCAGTGCCCACCGGCGGCAGGGTGCAGCCGGTTCAATATACTGCACTGATCCTGCAAGATCAACATTTATCGTTTCGTTTTCGACTGCCATGCTCTTCCTGTCTCCCATAAGCGAGACTACATTGACGACGGGCGTATCGACTGGTATTGAGACAGTATGCGCGTCACCGACAGTCCATGCGGCGATGCGATAGTCGCCGCCTTTGCGCAGGAGTATCACATAGTCATTGATGGTCCCCATAGAGATCCGGCGAACAAACGAATAGCCGTCAAGCTCTTTGTAGAGAGTCTTCATTGCAACATAAGATGGCTTCTCCTTAAAGTCGAAAAAGAGTGTGCCGAAGTTGTGTTCCCTGTCTCCGGGATTGGTTCCGGTGCCGTCATTGCGCCAGTCATACCATATACTGATCGGGCAGCCGTTCATAGTGTTGACCAGAAGCATTCGAGCCAGATAATCGGCCTGGCCTTCAAGCGTAACTCCGTCGCCGAAAGTACTGGACGGCAGAGACGGATAACCCCACTCGCCGCTTATGATCGGACGCGAGGCACCCTTGGGACCGTACTGGCTTATCTTGCGCCGCAGCCAGGAGTAGAACACATTGGCGTCCTCCGGTTTCTTACATCCGTATGGATGCACCGAGACTGCATCGACATATTCCAGCAAGCCGGACTTGAAAGCCTCTTCCAGATATTTTCGGGCCCATGAGCCGCAACTCGCGGGGCCGATAACCACACTATCCTGATCGGCCTCCTTAATTGCCTTGTAAGTGACCTTCGCCAGCTTTACATAATCCTCAGCTTTGGGTTGCTTCCAGAACCAGTCACCGTTGGGCTCATTATATATCTCCCAAACAACGCCCCGGCCCTTGAAGTGGGCTGCTCCGGCCTTTGCATAAGCCGCGAAGGCTGCTCTTGCCTCATCAGTAAGGGGAGGAGCGCTGTTTTCGTAAATCGGGTTGCTGTAATCGAGGATCAGGATCACGCGGATGTTGCGCGCAGCCATGGAGTCGACCAATTCGTCGAAAATCTTAAAGCTATACTCTCCCTTTTTAGTCTCGACGCCGCCCCACCCGAAATCCATGCGCACAAACCTAAAGCCCGCGTCAGCAATCTTGTTTACCTGCGCCATATCGCTTCCGGCAAAATGGATGTTCACACCCAGACCTTCGGGAATCGCAGGCGGAGGCAGGGATGATGGCGCACCCATGCAGCTCCCGCAGACCATCATCGTCAGAAGCATCATTACGATAGCTGTTTTCATTGCTTACTCACTTTCAAAGTATGTGTTGTTGAAGAGAGATGAGCATACCAGAAGCATTCGGGGCAGATGGAAGAAGCATTTCCACTTGCCGCCTTTGAGCATGTGAGTCGGCTCACCATATCTGTTCAAATAAGCGAACCATTCGCCGTATTCTGGGTCAGGAAATCTCTCCCAGGTCCAGTCGTGAATACGCTTGAACCACTCGGCTAATTCTTGCTTTCCAGTAAGCTTGTATCCCATGGCGGTTGCTATCAGCGCTTCGTTATGCACCCACCACAGCTTCATGTCCCACTGCAGTTCCAGAGGGGGCTTGCCGAGCGCGTCCATGAAGTAAAATATACCGCCGTGATCGGGGTCCCAGCCGAACTCAAGCTCCGCCTGCGCGATATCCGCAGCGCGTTGTGCCAGTTCCGTCTCACCCGCTCTGGCAGCGATATTCATAATAAACCACATCGCCTCTATGGCATGGCCGGGGTTGAGATGGCGTCCCTGCATAGAGTCGAGGTCAAATGACCCGTCCTGCCTGACATTCTCGAACATTACCTTAAAGTCAGGGTTCCAGAAGAGGTCCATTACCATTCTGACCGTATCTATAGACTCCGAGCAGGCAGATATACCGCCGATGCATTCGTCTAGGACGGCAAGCAGATTGGCTTTCATCATATAGAAGCCAAGTGCTTTCATCGGCTCCCGGCCTTCCATTTCTTTCGTCCACTCACCCTTTGGTTTCATCTCACGCGAGAGATAGCTTTCAAATGCTCGCAAAGCTTCTGCACGGGCGCCTTCATCACCTGTAGCGCGATAATATGCCGCCGAGCCCATTACTGCAAAGCAATCGGAGAAGACCGAATATGGCGCCATTGTTGGCCTGCCGTCGCGCGCAAGAGCGAAATAGTATCGTCCCCGCTGATCGCGTCCATACTTTGTAAGAAAGTCATAGCCGAGCCGTGCTAAGTCGATCCATTCCTGCCTTGGCTCAAGCTTGTTATATAGCTCGCAGAACATCCACACCTTGCGCCACTGCATCCACATATACTTCTCGGTGTCATAGACGCTGCCGTCTCTATCCAGACAATCAAAATAGCCGCCGTACTCGTGGTCGGGGCAATTCTTCTGCCAAAATGGAATGCAGTCATTAACTAGAGCGCTGCGGTATATATCTGCGTATGAGTCGAGAATTGAATTCATAACTTTTTCCTTTAAGGCAGCAGCGACAGCCCGAGTATATCCATAGCAAAAGTGAATGAAATAGGGGCGTTTGTCCAGCCGCTGTATATACTGCCTGCGCCGCCTTCGTATTTATCACCCCCGCCCCAGGCGCGTTTCTCCATGTCGTACATCCCTCGCCAGCAGCCGTTAAAGTGTGGAGCAGGAGTATCATCCTGAATGCTTGCAAGCAGGCGGACAGACCGCTCATATGCCTCGCGATAAGCAGTATCGCCGGTCAGCTTCCATATTGCATGCAGGCCGAGGGCGCACCAGTTTTGGGTGTAGATTGTGTCTACAAGGTTTTTTCCGGTGGGCGCTTCATTATGCTCACTCGGAATTAGCCCTTCAGGGGACATAATGGACAAGATATAATTTGCGCTTTCCCTCGCTTCCTTAAGGAAGCAATCGTCTTCGAATGCGGAGGCGCAGCATGCATTGCCCATAAGGTAGTAGCCATGCTCGCTGCTTGAGAAGCTCTGCTTCTTATCCTGCACCCTATCGATATATTGAAGCGCGGTCGATTGTAAATTGCTGTTTTGGAACGCTTTCCAACTGTGAGCAAAAGCCATAATAGCCAGCGCGGCAAAATGTGGAGAGAGTTCCAGTCCTGAGACCGGCGGCTGGTCTTTCGGCTGCTCTTTACCGTCTAGGTAGTTTTGCAGGCTTACCCGGATCGTCTCGATTGTCTCTATACCCTTATCGACAAGCGAGTGCTGTGCGTTCAGGTCGGGATAGCGCCTGCCGATCATAATCGAGAGCGCTCCGTTCCATGAATTGTCGTCTACATAATAAGGCTGCCACCAGTATCCGGATGCCCATCGCCACATAAATCGCACATTGTTGTCTTCTATCTCATTGCGGGTGCAGCTTCTGCGAAACAGGAAATGCAGAATATTGCTCGCAGTTTGATGCATATCACTGCTGTCGAAAACTTCCGCGGCAAGCAGAAACATAAGCGCGGCCTCGAAGTTGCAGTCGGGGCGGCGGTGCTCGATCACGGAATATCCGTCAAAATCCGAATATGCCGTAAATGCCTTCTTTATTGCTTCGATTGCCGAGTTATCCTCAGTCAGAGCGATTCTTTCCGCCAGACCCCAGCTCCCGTCTGCAGGGTCCATTATGCCGGATTCTTTGAACCATTTAAGATTACGTTTCAATGAGTCAGCTTCAATTTGTCTTATCTCGTCCATTCTCACTCCAATAGATAATAGAATATGATGCGGATCGATACTGCGTCGTAAGGGGACTTTATATAGTTGTGGCAGCAGTTTCAGCCGCCCTGCGACTGAACCAGCATTATTCATCAACAAGCTGGCCTATCGTATCCAGTCATCCCGAGCGAAGTCGAGGGATCTGCTTTGAACCGAACCTATCGCAATAATCCTGCCTTCACCAAAACCAGACACACGTTACAAGTAATATAGCATATAATCTGAGGCTGCTAATAGCCTGCGAGCTAAAAAATGTCGGAGTATAGTGAGAGTGGTGGTGACGTCAGATGAGGATTTGACGCCATCTAGTTGCGGATTCTATATAAAGGGCTTCTTACTGCGAGCGATTTTGAAGAGCACGAAGAAACTCTTCTTCCTTTGCAGCCAGGTCGGCTTCGCTCAGGCGCTTTACGGGCTGATCCTTTGCCTCAGCGGGATCCGGGGCCCTGGCAGGGCCCTTATGATCAGCAGCAGAGTCTTTATTTGATCCGGATTCCTCGGATGTCCGGTTGGTTTTCTTTTTAGGACTTTTAGTTGGTTCCAGGTCTTTTTTTGATACAAGTATTTTGTAGCTTATTTTGAGCTTTTTCTGATCTTCGGTGAGCCGGTTTCTAGCTTCGCCCGAAAGGCTGTCGAGCCATCTCTTTCTCTCCGCTTCCTGAGTGTCGAGATGTCTTTTGCGCGCATCCTCAGTCAGGCTGTCAATGTCTATTTCAACGCATACCGAGCCGTCATCATATATTCTGTCCACACTTCCAACAAGTCCGCCGAAATACGCGAAATACAGGCTGCTCTTATAGTCGTCATTTGTAACCTCTCTGGTTATAACCTGCACCGTATCGCCGACTTTCAACTCCGCCATATGTAATCCTCCCGATTGGCATTTCACTATAACATCATATCACTTCCGAACGCGGATTTCACCTTTTGGGAATAACTATGGTTACCGTAGTCCCCGCGCCTTCTTTGCTGTCGATGTTCAGATTGCCGCCGTGCGCTTCAACCAGCCTGCACGCGATGCTTAATCCCAGACCCGAGTGGCAGTCACCTGGAGTTCTTGCTGCATCCGCTCGATAGAACGGGTCGAGCACGCAGCCTATATCCGCCTGCCGAATACCTTTTCCGGTGTCTGAGATGATTATTTTGATCTGATCTCCATCCTCCAGAGTCACATTGACGTGCGAGCACTCTCCGGCATAACTGATCGCGTTATCAATTATATTGTCGAGCACCTGAGTAATTCGATCAGGATCAACCTTGGCTGTTACGAACTCGGGCGACTGGAGCGGATGAATAATAATTCCTGCCTCAGCAGCTTTCGCATCCTGTAAGCAGATCACGGATGTGACCAGCTCTCGCATGTCTACGTCACGCACGTTAAGCGGAAAGTCGTCCAGGTCGATTTTAGCCAGTTCCATCAGGTCTCGGACCAGCCGCAGCAGCCTTTCAGATGTGCCCACCAGCGCTGATATAGCTCTTTCCTTGCGTTCGGGCTCGTCAGCTATACCGTCTGACAGGGCCCCTGCCATGGTGCGCATTGTGGCGACCGGGCTGCGGAATTCGTGTGCAATATCGGCCAGGAACTGTCTTCTGCGTTCGGCGTCCTTTTCCAGCCGCCTGATCTGATCGGAGACCTGTCCGGCCATATCGTTCATAGCGTCCGCTACTTCCGCGAATTCACTCTTTCCACTGATGGGTATTCGGTATTCAAAGTCGCCCGACCTGAACGCTTCGGCTCCACTCGTCAGTTGTGTGAGAGGTCGGGTGAACCTGCGTCCAAGCCATGCTCCTGCCAGCGCAGCCAGTCCGAGAGCCACCCCAAGGCGTATAAACGACCATTTTAGGTCAAACGGAATTGACGACCGGTCGGGTGGCCTTTCGACAGGAGGCCGGGGTTTGTTCATCATATTCGGATCAGGCGGAGGTCGGCGTTCGTGCTTAGGTGGAAAGGGATAGCTCGCGCTCAAAAACTCCATCCAACCGAATCTCGGTTCCGGCATTGGCCTCGGGTAGAGTTCCGGGTGTTTAACCATTTCCTGCTGAAACGAGCGAATATTGAGATAATTGAGATAGTTCGCGATCCCCGAACTGATGATCCAGCTCAATACAATAGTCAGCAATATTGCTAGAGCTAGGCTCAC
Proteins encoded in this region:
- a CDS encoding cellulase family glycosylhydrolase, whose translation is MIRVLVIILLTVLACSICHAVPSSLPSLTIPDCLGVNIHFSGRQQAQVDQIADGGFRFIRMDFVWGAIETQKGVYNFASYDALVDSLASRGVRAFFILGYGNGLYGSHPNTTDDGRAAFAAFAKASAAHFKSKGVIWEIWNEPNRECWGAKPNPEDYVELAKAVYPAVKEADPNALVAGPALNRWDYGYLAKAIKSGLLNYIDILSLHPYDPAMPEDAIVFYSKVRSIIRKYDPQKIGIPIISGEWGYNTSKWGISLDKQAEYLSRMFLTNIMCGCRLNIWYDWRNDGTEYTNGEHNYGVVYNDFKEKPAYVAMKTLSTQLKGYTFVKRLQAKSDEDYLVLFRKENDYRLAAWTTAKPHAVSIPIDVQGLDIVSLLGEKKQVETNGTLRIDLESSVQYIEPSKPSNALAAQARKVVISKTELPWMEVLAPVEGNLLIEVRRPAAQLRTNFKGKVFIGGTKGIKTASDFAALSLAPSQDRAIIRIKIDGPPAPIFSFGCTLIDQNGRKIASIPAKRYSIVETFADGKPGDQVTKYNAEFTEKTYPSWSDNSKDAKGMADLTYVKAPQQSPMSVCAKLDYLLTNAKCTALVTPATPIKQEIQPTGLKAWIKGDGNDGSLRLEITDARDEVFQPDCGLADFTDWRCVTIDMTSTSGDHWGGTRDGRMECPLTWSRLLLIDNLARDIKGSVYLGPMMLCYE
- a CDS encoding cellulase family glycosylhydrolase, producing MKTAIVMMLLTMMVCGSCMGAPSSLPPPAIPEGLGVNIHFAGSDMAQVNKIADAGFRFVRMDFGWGGVETKKGEYSFKIFDELVDSMAARNIRVILILDYSNPIYENSAPPLTDEARAAFAAYAKAGAAHFKGRGVVWEIYNEPNGDWFWKQPKAEDYVKLAKVTYKAIKEADQDSVVIGPASCGSWARKYLEEAFKSGLLEYVDAVSVHPYGCKKPEDANVFYSWLRRKISQYGPKGASRPIISGEWGYPSLPSSTFGDGVTLEGQADYLARMLLVNTMNGCPISIWYDWRNDGTGTNPGDREHNFGTLFFDFKEKPSYVAMKTLYKELDGYSFVRRISMGTINDYVILLRKGGDYRIAAWTVGDAHTVSIPVDTPVVNVVSLMGDRKSMAVENETINVDLAGSVQYIEPAAPCRRWALDTSWRK
- a CDS encoding AGE family epimerase/isomerase, with amino-acid sequence MNSILDSYADIYRSALVNDCIPFWQKNCPDHEYGGYFDCLDRDGSVYDTEKYMWMQWRKVWMFCELYNKLEPRQEWIDLARLGYDFLTKYGRDQRGRYYFALARDGRPTMAPYSVFSDCFAVMGSAAYYRATGDEGARAEALRAFESYLSREMKPKGEWTKEMEGREPMKALGFYMMKANLLAVLDECIGGISACSESIDTVRMVMDLFWNPDFKVMFENVRQDGSFDLDSMQGRHLNPGHAIEAMWFIMNIAARAGETELAQRAADIAQAELEFGWDPDHGGIFYFMDALGKPPLELQWDMKLWWVHNEALIATAMGYKLTGKQELAEWFKRIHDWTWERFPDPEYGEWFAYLNRYGEPTHMLKGGKWKCFFHLPRMLLVCSSLFNNTYFESE
- a CDS encoding HAMP domain-containing sensor histidine kinase, with the translated sequence MRIVPRVNVRVSLALAILLTIVLSWIISSGIANYLNYLNIRSFQQEMVKHPELYPRPMPEPRFGWMEFLSASYPFPPKHERRPPPDPNMMNKPRPPVERPPDRSSIPFDLKWSFIRLGVALGLAALAGAWLGRRFTRPLTQLTSGAEAFRSGDFEYRIPISGKSEFAEVADAMNDMAGQVSDQIRRLEKDAERRRQFLADIAHEFRSPVATMRTMAGALSDGIADEPERKERAISALVGTSERLLRLVRDLMELAKIDLDDFPLNVRDVDMRELVTSVICLQDAKAAEAGIIIHPLQSPEFVTAKVDPDRITQVLDNIIDNAISYAGECSHVNVTLEDGDQIKIIISDTGKGIRQADIGCVLDPFYRADAARTPGDCHSGLGLSIACRLVEAHGGNLNIDSKEGAGTTVTIVIPKR